TCTTTCCACCCCGGTGGAGCTGCATGAGAAATGCGACAATCCCGCGTGGGAACAAGAGGACGCCAGCGTCAAGATTTTCGCATTGTTCTTTGGTCCGCCCAAGAAAAAGAATCGCCTTCCGGTTCCCAAGTGGCCGCTGGGAAGGGTCGCCGCGAGTATCATTGCTCGCCGCTCTCAGCGCAAGCTGCTGCCGCAGGCATGGGCGGGCTCGCCGGACGCGGAGGCGGTCCTCCAGCAAATTCTCGAGTCGGCGATTCAGTCTCTCGGAGATCCACGGGCATGGCTGTGGCGGGCCCTCCTTCGCACCTCGGTGCCCCAGGTCAATCTCGCCTATACGGAGGCCGTGCTGGCATGGGTTCTTGCCCGGTTGGTCCATCCTGAATTGTTTCCTCCGCCGATCGATTTGATCGATTCGCCCGCCGTGTCTTACTGGCGCCAGCACCGGGAGCTGGATCATCCATCCCCCTGAACCGGGCACGACAAGCGTGCCCCTCCGAAATAATCCGGGCCGTTCCAGAATAATCGCGGAGGGACCTACGTGTCAGGTCCACATACTCGGAGGGACGTGCTTGTCACGTCCGCATATTCGGAGGGACGTGCTTGTCACGTCCGCTTTTCGGCGTTGGACAATCCATTGCCTTTCGGCAGGGACTGAAGTCCCGCGTGGAAAGCGGGGCTAAAGCCCCGCACTCCATGGAGTGCGGCGATTCATCGCCGCTTTTCGGTGAAGGCTTTAGCCTTCACAACCTTGCCGTCGGGCAGGACGGAATCGGGTGATCGGTCGCGGTGGGACCCGACCCTCCAATGCGTCCGGTGGACGCGGCCAACTTTCACGTCGACCGTTCAACCACGCTTCCTGGCGGCAATTGTGATGCGTGTCCCGGCGGACCTTGGCCTTGACGAATTCATCCCCCTGATGTAGGCTTAAAGTTGACGGGGATGGAGTCCCCCGCTAAATGCCCTATCGGGCTGATGACTCCTACCGCGCAGGCATTTGCACGGCAGGGGTCGCAGCTCGTTCAGCCGACCCGCTGCACAAGCGGGTTTTTTGTTTTCTTGCCTGCGCGACAGTCCGAGGTTTGCGGTAGCTGAAGAGGTGTCTTCATGGCTGTTGCGGAAAAGCTGATCTACCTTGCTCTGGCAGGAGCGCTGGGCACTTTGGCGCGTTATGGCCTGGCCGGCTTTGTTCACCGCCTTAATGGAGTGAGTTTTCCTTGGGGGACGGTGACGGTAAACATACTCGGATGTTTTGTGGCCGGACTCGTGTGGGGGCTTTTGGAGAACCGCTGGGTTTTGCCGCCCCACCTCCGGACCGCAGTGATGGTGGGATTCTTCGGGGCTTTCACCACATTTTCCACTTTTATCCTGGAGACTACGGAACTTATGCGATCCAGCGAATGGCTGCTTGCCATGGGTAATCTTCTGCTCCAAAATGGGGCAGGTCTGATCGCGCTTATTGTGGGGGGCTTTCTGGCTCGCATTCTGTGATGTCGCGGAGTCAACCCTATCATGAAACTTCCTTACGAGGCCCATCTGCTACGGATTTTTATCGGGGAAAGCGATCGAGTGGGAAATCGCCCGCTCTATGAGGTGATTGTGGAAGAGGCCCGCCGTCGCGGTCTGGCTGGGGCTACCGTGATCCGTGGTTTTCTGGGGTTCGGCGCGAATAGCCGAATCCACACCGCCAAAATCCTTCGTCTCTCCGAAGACCTTCCCGTTGTCATCGAGATCGTGGACGCAGAAGAGAAAATCGAAGCGTTCATCCAGGAACTGGACGGAATGATTCACGAAGGTCTCGTGACGCTGGAAAAAGTGCGGGTCATCGCATACCGCCACAACAAAAAGGCAACATCCTGACCTTCGGCGCGGCTTACGGCAAGTTCGGCTCCGAAACAAGGGACGCTAGCTCTCCCCTTCGGTGGTTGGCCTATCCCAGTTGGACAGAATTTCCTTGACCAGTTTGACCGCGTGGGGGATGGCTGCCGCGACTGCGGGCGTGCACTGTTCACCAAATGTCAGGACATCTTCCGCCTCGATGGCCACAAGGACGATGGAATCGTCGGGGGGCAGATGCAACCCCATCTGACGGCCGAAGGCCAGGGCCGTGGGAAGATTAACATCATGCGCCGAAGCACTGTGCTGGGTGGGAATCTCATTGGGGTGAAGGCACCGGATGGTCCCCGGTGCCACACCGGACTGCATGGCGTCGATGATGATCGCGCGGTCGAATCCTGCCAGCCGTTCCATCAGCCGCAATCCACCCCAGTGATCCTCATCGATGACGAGATCTTCACGAGGGGGCAGAATCTTCTGAAGTTCCTGGACCACCCGAAGCCCTACAGCGTCGTCGGAGAGGATGGGATTCCCCAGGCCAAGCACCAGTGTCCGTTTCATGGTGGGTGGCAGTTTTCAAAGGTGATGGAGGTCGGCAAGCCAGAGCCGAATTTCTGTGGCGTACTCGGAGGCCAGATCCCCCTTGACCAGTTGTCGCAGAAATTCTGAGGCTCCGTTCCTGTCCAGGTCGGCGGCCTCGGCGTTGTCAAAGCGTCTTGCCGGATCAGGCGCGATCAAAAGACGACAGAAATTGACCAGGGCCTCACTCTTCAGGCATTCCGGAGGCAGGATCGTATGCAATCGCTGCGGCAAGAGCCGTTTGGCCTCCAGCAATTCCGCCCGCTGCAGATTCGGTGGAAAAACCGGCTGACCGGACAGCATCTCGATGAGGACATAGCCCAAGCTGGCCAGGTCCGAACGAGGCGAAATATCCGCGCCGTCGCTGTCCAGGACCTCGGGTGCCGCGTAAAGGGGGGTGCAACTTCTTCGGGACGGGGGCATATCCAGATCGACGGCCGAGCCCACATCCACCAGCTTGGCCGTCCCTGTCTTCTTCAGCATGATGTTGGAGGGCTTGATGTCCCCGTGGACAATACGCCCTCTGTGGAGGGCGGCCAGTCCGGCGAGACAGTCCCGCACGATGGCCACCGCGACTCCTGGTTTCAGCCGCGGCTGAACCGGCCCGGCTGTCACCACAACCTCGTTCAGATACTGCCAGCGGATCGGCTTGACCCGTTGCTCCAGGAGTTGGTACATGCGGTTGGTCAGGAGCCGGGCCAGATCGTACCCGTCCACCCATTCCATCTCCATAATGCGGATACCGTCGCGCTCCAGCCAGTTGTGCACATCCAGGAGGTTGTCGTGCGCGATCTGGGCCACGCGGCTGGAAACCCAACCGATCCGCTGCATCGCCTCTTCATAGGCGGCTTCACTGGGATACGGATCAGGGGCGAAGAATTTGAGGGCCACCGGCAAGGTGAAGCCGTCGGCTCCCCGCCGCTGACTGAGGTACACAACACCCTGGCCCCCATGCCCCAGTTTGCGAATCAGTTGAAGATGCTCCGTCCAGTTGAGACGGCGTCTCTGTTCGATGAGGTCATGATAGGCCTCCACGAGAGCCTGGAGCCGCTCCCGATTTTGCAAACCGCCCCACGTTCGCGTCAGGCCGATATCGTCTATCGTGGTCGATGTTTCCATAGCCAAGCTGGTTCCTTTCCCCACAGCACCCCACATCCCTGTGACACCAATTCCCTAATCATAAGTTCATCGCGGGCCAAGAGCAAACGCATTTCTGCCCTGGCCTGGCGAGATTACCGGTGCGGTGTTTCATTGAAGCACTCTGAAGATGGGTACCCCTTCGGGCAGATGCGTGAAGAAATGGAGGAACCCAACGAACTCACACCCAGACCGAGAAACTTCCTTGGCATGAGGATCGCGACCCTTAATGCGTCCCTACGACGCGACCCGACTCCATTTTGTGGCAAGGGATGAGATGCCACGGGGGCCGTGTGTGGTAGGGGCAATTCATGAATTGCCCTTACCGGAATTGCGCCTATCGGTTCATGGTCAATCCACCCGAATAGTCGGAGCGCAAACGGTGAAATGGATTAGAACGTGCCGTCAGAAGGAGGCTCGTTGGGAAAATCCTTCAGAGGGGCACGCTCGTTGTGCCCAGTGAAAGGGATGGATGATCAAACCTACAACGGCGGACCTTACAAGCAGGTCCCTCCAAAAGCGGACCTGACAAGCAGGTCCCTCCGAATATGGACGTGACGAGCAGGTCTCGCCGGGCTGGGGCTTGCTCCCGCGCGAACCCGTGTGGACGTCTGCGTTCCTGTCGGCAGAGAAAAAGTGAGGATGTGTCCGCCCTCCAATTTGTGGACGCCCGTTGACTTGTGGACGCCCGTTAATTTTGGTGTTACAATAAGCCGGTGCGTAACACGATATCCCTTGCCCGGCCCGCTTGTGCCGCGTGAGGCAATGTTTTGTGCACCGCGTTTCAAGGCACTCAGCTCTATCGCTTGCTGCCATGATCAATGTTCGCCGCCCTCACCTTCTTCGCAGTTGGATGATCATCGCCTGCGCGATCGCGGGATTCTCGTGTAACTCGCGGGCTGATGCCCATTTTCTGGTTCTGATCCCCAACCACGATGTGGTGGAAGAACCTTCCCAGACGAAGCTGGTGTTCGATATCCAGTTCACCCATCCGATGGAGCAAGGGCCGATCATGCCCATGGCCGACCCGGTCCGGTTTTTCGTCGTTCACAACGGTCGGGGTGAGGATCTGAAATCCGCACTCCAACCGAGAACCCTGGAAGGTCAGCCGGCCTATACAGCGCAGTTTCAGTTGAAGCAACCCGGCGATCATGTTTTCGCGATTGAGCCAGCGCCTTACTGGGAGAAGTTGGAAAAGAAGTGGATTATTCATTACACCAAGGTGGTGGTGAATTTTCTGGGTGACGACGGGCAGTGGGAGCGTCCCATCGGATTGCCGGTGGAAATCCAGCCTCTGACGCGGCCGTACGGTCTCTGGGCGGGAAACACGTTCCGCGGGATCGTGCTGCACGACGGAAAGCCCGTGCCGTTTGCCCGGGTGGAAGTGGAATACTGGAACCAGGATCGCCGCGTTCAGCCGCCCAACGGAAGCCTGGTCACGCAGGTCGTCAAGACCGACGGCCAGGGCGTTTTCTGTTACACCGTGCCCTGGGCCGGGTGGTGGGGCTTCGCGGCACTGATTGAAGGAGAACAGCGCCCAGGCCCCGACGGGCAACCCGCCGAGGTGGAATTGGGAGGCCTCATTTGGGTGCGGGCTGAGGATCCGGTTTCGGTTAGCTCAGCCAAAAAGGCCCCCGCACCATAAGCGCGTGGTGCATCGGAAGCTCGACCGGTGGAAACACCTGGAGAACCCTGTTTTCCGTTTTCGGCATCCGTTTTGAAGGCGCCAAGCCATGCATATTCCGGACGGAATTCTGACCGCAACGACCGCGGGAACACTGGTGACGGCCGCGGGCTGGGTGGGGACTTTCGCGGGAATCGGTCTGGGGCTGGCCAGGCTGGAACCGGACGAGATTCCCCGAGCGGGACTACTCACCAGTCTGTTCTTTGTTGTGTCGCTCATCCAAATTCCCATGGGCCCGGTTGCTTTTCACCTGGTGCTTACAGGGCTTATGGGGCTCGTGCTGGGATGGACGGCCTTCGTCGCGGTCTTTGTGGCGACCGGGCTTCAATGGCTTTTTTTTGGGGCGGGCGGATTGACAACACTGGGCATCAACACGT
This is a stretch of genomic DNA from Thermogutta terrifontis. It encodes these proteins:
- the crcB gene encoding fluoride efflux transporter CrcB, translated to MAVAEKLIYLALAGALGTLARYGLAGFVHRLNGVSFPWGTVTVNILGCFVAGLVWGLLENRWVLPPHLRTAVMVGFFGAFTTFSTFILETTELMRSSEWLLAMGNLLLQNGAGLIALIVGGFLARIL
- a CDS encoding DUF190 domain-containing protein, coding for MKLPYEAHLLRIFIGESDRVGNRPLYEVIVEEARRRGLAGATVIRGFLGFGANSRIHTAKILRLSEDLPVVIEIVDAEEKIEAFIQELDGMIHEGLVTLEKVRVIAYRHNKKATS
- a CDS encoding hydrogenase maturation protease produces the protein MKRTLVLGLGNPILSDDAVGLRVVQELQKILPPREDLVIDEDHWGGLRLMERLAGFDRAIIIDAMQSGVAPGTIRCLHPNEIPTQHSASAHDVNLPTALAFGRQMGLHLPPDDSIVLVAIEAEDVLTFGEQCTPAVAAAIPHAVKLVKEILSNWDRPTTEGES
- a CDS encoding serine/threonine-protein kinase, which gives rise to METSTTIDDIGLTRTWGGLQNRERLQALVEAYHDLIEQRRRLNWTEHLQLIRKLGHGGQGVVYLSQRRGADGFTLPVALKFFAPDPYPSEAAYEEAMQRIGWVSSRVAQIAHDNLLDVHNWLERDGIRIMEMEWVDGYDLARLLTNRMYQLLEQRVKPIRWQYLNEVVVTAGPVQPRLKPGVAVAIVRDCLAGLAALHRGRIVHGDIKPSNIMLKKTGTAKLVDVGSAVDLDMPPSRRSCTPLYAAPEVLDSDGADISPRSDLASLGYVLIEMLSGQPVFPPNLQRAELLEAKRLLPQRLHTILPPECLKSEALVNFCRLLIAPDPARRFDNAEAADLDRNGASEFLRQLVKGDLASEYATEIRLWLADLHHL
- a CDS encoding DUF4198 domain-containing protein, with protein sequence MHRVSRHSALSLAAMINVRRPHLLRSWMIIACAIAGFSCNSRADAHFLVLIPNHDVVEEPSQTKLVFDIQFTHPMEQGPIMPMADPVRFFVVHNGRGEDLKSALQPRTLEGQPAYTAQFQLKQPGDHVFAIEPAPYWEKLEKKWIIHYTKVVVNFLGDDGQWERPIGLPVEIQPLTRPYGLWAGNTFRGIVLHDGKPVPFARVEVEYWNQDRRVQPPNGSLVTQVVKTDGQGVFCYTVPWAGWWGFAALIEGEQRPGPDGQPAEVELGGLIWVRAEDPVSVSSAKKAPAP
- the cbiM gene encoding cobalt transporter CbiM, with translation MHIPDGILTATTAGTLVTAAGWVGTFAGIGLGLARLEPDEIPRAGLLTSLFFVVSLIQIPMGPVAFHLVLTGLMGLVLGWTAFVAVFVATGLQWLFFGAGGLTTLGINTSNMAFPGVLCGYLFRGFVRSSKPFLVTAGGFAAGATAVLLSAFLTALCVSLAGQQFHVLSWIVFASDGVLALGEGFITAAATFFLRRVQPEVFGAPLLTPESG